Sequence from the Equus quagga isolate Etosha38 chromosome 15, UCLA_HA_Equagga_1.0, whole genome shotgun sequence genome:
ATCTCAGCCTGCATGGAGGCCCGGGCCTGTGCCGGGACGCAGAGCCAGGTCAATGGGGGCCCGGGGTGGGAGGCGGCAGGTATGCTGCCCTTTACCCAGAGCTCTGCTGGGCCAGCCCAACTACTTTATGTCCGGGTTTCCTGACCTGATCCCTTCCTGAGAGCCTTGACTAGGTCAGATAATGATCAGTGAACAGATGTTACATGGGGGAAATGGGTTCAAGTCACCCCCTTCCTAGCACCAGCCTTaataattattacatattataatataatgtattataattaAGGCTGGTGCTAGAAAGGGAATGactaatataattataattgttttgtttttgctgaggaaaatttgtcctgagctaacatctgtgccaatctccctctctgtTGTCTGTGGGTCCCTACTCCAGCATGGTTGAGGAGAGGTGTAGGTCAGTCCCCGGGACCCAAACTTGCGAAGGCAGCCGCGAAAGCAGAgagtgcagaacttaaccactacgctgccGGCTGGCTCCAATTATAATTGTTATAACAACTAAAAGTGTTTCCTCGTTTGATCCTCATCGTACCTCTATCAGCAAAGTTCTGTTAGCAACAACATGTCACGGTAGGTagctgaggcacagggagactaagtaacttgcctgagatcaTAGGGCTCCtcggaggcagagctgggattcaatcCACGCGTCTGTGGCTCCAGATCTCTAAAGAGATCTCTACATCTCTTAAACCTTAAATCGAATTGCCTTTACCCGCCTAGTCCGCCTCCACATTCGTCCCACCTTCCTGCCATCATGTATTCCCCAAACTGGTTTTATCGTAAATTCAGATCAAGTCTAGCCCAACCCAGGCCGGTTTGGGGCCAAACCCATGCCCAATTCTGGAGACTTTAGCGGCTCCTCTATCCAAGCCCCGCGCCCCAGCCACGGTCTCCGCACCAGGCCCGGCTCTACACCTGGCATTCAGCTCCGGCCCCACCCATCCGTCGGCTCAGGCCTCGCCCGACGTCTCTCATCTCAAGCCATCCCTTGGCCAGGTTCCTGCACCTCCTACCCCTTCCTTTATTCCACAGGTCCCGCCACTGGCACAGGCCGGGTCCCACACCCATCTTTCAAGCCCACAGGCTCTGTCCCAACAGCCCCTCATTCCAAGCCCCGCCTCCACATGCAAGCCTCCGCCCACAGGCTCCGCCCTCTGCCCGGGCCCCGCCCCGGGCCCTCTGTTCCCAGGCCTCGCCTTCCAGCATCCCTCAGCCCACCGCGCCCCCGCGGGTGTGGGCCCACCTGCTCCGCCTCGCGCAACTGGCCCTCGAGCGCCTGCTGCAGCTCGCGGTGCTGGCTGCGTcgccgctcctcctcctcctgcagcagGCGCTCGGCCTGCCGCTGCGCCTCCTGCAGCAGCTCGAGTTCCTGAAGCTTCCgctctttctcctcctgcagctgctgcaaCCGCAGCAGCTCCTCTTCCTTGGCTGCCCGGCGTCTCTCCCGCTGCTCCCGCTGCTCGCGCCGCTTCTGCTTCAGGTCCTTGTGCAGCGACGTCTTCCCCTCGGCCTGCAGCCGGATCGCCGTCTGGATGGCTGCGGGAGGGAGGTCAGGGAGGACTAGCCGGTGGCTGGGGGGACCTCGAGCTGGCCCACTGAGTTCAGTCTCCAGCCTCCCGCTGGGCAAAGCGTTATCACCCCCTTTGCACAGATGAGGCTACTGAGCCCCAGCCAGACCCAGGCCACCCGGCCAGCACTCACCAGCCGTCCACTCCTGGCGCTGGCGCGTGTCTGAGGCGCTCATCTCGTAAGTGCGGGAGGCCGTCTTCACACAGAACATGCAGCGCTTCCCCTCTCTGTCGGGCAGCACCTGGGAGAGAGCAGGCGGCCCCAGACAGGGTGGCTTCACTGAGATCAgggccaccccccaccccaggggtgCTCCAGCTCCTACCCCTCCCGGCTGACCATCTTCCCTGGGCACCCCTCCCGCTCTGCCAGGAGCCTGCGTGGCCCGGATTGGAGGTTAGTTATGGGGGTTGAGAAacttctccatttattcattccatgGATATTTTGGAGTGTCTCCTGAGTGCTACTGCTTGTTCCAGGCGTGTGGGATGCTGAGCTGTGCCTAACAGACCAAGTCCctaagcttacattctagcagaaaataacaaatagcTAGCATGTATTGAGAGTCTTTTGTTCTAGAGCCTGTACTAGTGTTTTATATGCATCATTTTATTCACTCCTCCCAAACAACCTTGCCAGGCAGGCATGATTAGCTccactttacagagaaagaaacggAGGCTCCGAGAGGTCCAAGAACTTGTCTGAGTCACGCTGCCTGttagtggtggagctgggatttctCCCTGCTCTTTCCACAGTGACACCTCTTTCCTTATGTGACAAAAATGGACAGAGGCTAGGATGgccataataattttttttaaataatgcgtgttggtgagaatgtggagaaattggaagcctcgtacactgctggtgagaatgtaagatggtgcagccactctgaaaaaacagtttggctgttcctcaaaagttaaacattcgattgccatatgatccagcagttctactcctaggtatgtgcccagagaaatgaaaacatatgtccacccGGAAACTGGTACATgggtgttcatagcagcattatttacagtagcaaaaagatggaaacaacccagtgtccatcaacgaatgaatgcataaataaaatatggtatatctacacaatggaatactactcagcaatgaaaaggaatgaagttctgacccgtgacacaacatggatgagctttgaaaatgttatgctaagtgaaagaagccaggcacaaaaggagaaatattgtgtgattccacttatatgaggtacaatgaataggcaaattcatggagacagaaagcagaatggagaTTACCATTCTGATGGTACCAATCAGAATGGAGATtcccccaggagctgggggaacagAGATGAGCCATTGCTTCATGGGTGCAGTTTCtgtttaggatgatgaaaaagttttggaaatagacaaTGGTGATGGTTACCCAACATtgggaatgtacttaatgccactgaattgtacacttaaaatgggtaaaatggcAAATTccatatcatatatattttttaccacaatttttaaaaagtgtttttttaagcctctaaaataataatagacaGAACCAAGACAGGGGAacggggcaggggagagaggagagggttgTGGAGACAGAATAGGGAGGTATAGGGTTACCAAAGGGAATGGAATTTGGGTGAAAGAGAAAGATGTTTAAAGAGGATTTTTAGAAAGTTTTGCTGTCTAGTGTGAGGCATAAGCCATCTCCTCTGAAATCTTTAGCAAAATTCACATTATTCACCAATGACTTTAGTATTTGATTTGCAGttttggtgtttgtttgttttttcttaaatttttgaggaagattagccttaagctaacatctgctgtcaatcctcttcttttcactgaggaagactggccctgagctaacatccgtgcccatcttcctccactttatatgtgggacgcctaccgcagcatggcttgcccagcggtgccatgtccgcacccaggatccaaaccagcgaaccctgggctgccgaggcggaaggtgcgaacttaaccgctgcgccgctgGGCAGGCCCGTgcagttttagttttaaaaaaagtgctGACATGGGTGAGAATGGCCTTGAGGCACCCAGGTATAGTCGGGTCACACCCATCTAAGTAGAAATTTGTCACTGTGGCTTTTCCCCGTTTGCCCGCCTCCTGACCCCTGTGCCTCCACACCTCACTGGAGCCCCCCCTCCCTGGGCCGTGAGGTGTGCTCTGCCCCTTCGCCCATCCCCCTCACCTCCACACAGCACTGCGCGTCCAGCGGGATAGTGCCCCTTTTCTCCTTGCACTCTTCACTCCCAAAATAGCAGAGGCAGCTGGGCTGCAGCTGGAACCAGCGTTCTGCCCAGTTCCTCCTCAGGTGCCCTCGCTTCCACAGGTAACCCTGCCAGCCAGAGCAAAGTCAGAGGCTTCCATGGGCCCCCCTTTCACCCCTCCTCGGGGTCCTCCCCTAGTTCCCAGCTTGGCCTGACCTGTTTCAGGACATCTTGAATGAGCTCCTGGTAGACCTCATGGATGGCCATGCTGAGGGTGTCCCGCCCCACGCCTCGCAGACAGCGGCCCGAGTTGAAGAGCTCCAGGAACTGCCAGACACTGAGTCCCCCGGTGGCCTGGGCTGCCTGGGCCTCCTGGGCCAGCAGCTCCTCCAGCTCACCCAGGCCCACCTCCAAGCACATGCTGCTGAGCACCTTCTTTAGCAGGTATTCCACCtgcagggggagaagggaggcctGGTGACTACAGCCAGCAGTGTTGCTGGTGCCAACACCAGGGGGCGCTCCCATCTGGCTCCCCCAGCCTGGCCAGAGGTGACTAGGGACAGGGGTTTTGGGGGGCCCAGAGAACTAAATGCTGGTGGACACCAGGGTAGAGATTTAGGAGGGGATCTTGGAACCTCAACTCCAAGTCAGGCATCCATTCGCCTCTGCAACCTCCATTCCTTCCTGCCTTAAATTAAGggcagggtggaggtgggagctGAGGGCTGGGGGCCGGGCAGAGGCagcaaatgatagaaaatatcAGAGGGGGTGCAAGGGCCCTCTCATCAGAACTCTTACTCTGCAGATGACAAAACCAAGGCCCAAAGGGGGAAATGACTTATTCTAAAGCACAAAGCAAGTTGGTGGCAGCCAGAACTCAATTCAGATCTCCTGAATCTCATTTGAGTCCTTATTCCAAGCCCCAACCCTGGGGATGCTTCCCTCATGGGAGGGCaaggggtttgggggtgggggtaagCAGGGCAGGCACAGGAAACCTGTTACAGAGGAACAGGAAGTGGTGGTTGGGGTACATCCTGCTGCAGTTTGTTCACACTGCGTGTTGATCACAGCAGCAAGCAGCCTTCTAGCCTCTGAGGCCAACTTGCACTGACTGGCAGGGCTCTGACAAGGGTGCCCAGCCAGGCGTCTGTGTAGATGGGCTCgtgtccctctcctgccccagcagcGTCTTGGGAAGCTCCAGGACTTTCACTCTGGGGGCTACTGGGGCTCAGCCAGGAGTGGGGTGGCACACACCAGTTCAGGGCTCAGGTGGCTCCTCTCACCCTTCCCACAAACAGAAGCAAGGACACAACTCTGAGTGCAGTTGGACATGCCGGGACTTCCTGTAGACAGAGAGGACTCCTTCCATGTATACCCTCCTCTAAAGACCTAAATTCACCCTGGTGTCTTCACAGCCACCCAGAGGGCTAAAGGGTCAGGAGAAGGCTAAATGGACAGGGGTGAGAGCTGGGGAACAGAGGGAGGGTGCAGGCTGACTGAAAAGGGGGGCACCTGCCCTGGCTTCACACATGACTTGAGGAGGTAGGGGCCGGATTCCAGGCCTCTACTCCCAGCGTGCCCTCTAGGAGGCCCTGAGCCAAGTCTGCTTGGCTTGCCCCTAAACTGTAGAAGACAGGGAGAATCTGGAAGCGGGGCCAGACTTGGTTGTCCACCTGGAGTAACTGGAGAGATGTCCCAGGAAggtctcccttcccctcctggaGCACCCTTCTCAGATTGCCACAGTGTCTACGATCCTGCCGTTTGatctgaaatgttttcatttttcaatgcCCAGTAACGTATCCGGCATTTACACCTCTGTGTAAGTGGGATTCGCAGATCACTTTCCCACCCTGAGGGCTAGCCGAGCCCTGAAGGAAATGTAGTTTTGGTTCTCCTGGGAGAAGGCACAATTGCCCTGATATGGGTGGTTGTAGGCGTCTGTAGCTGGGTGTGGACACGTACCAGCATGGAGAGACCAAGAAGGAAGGGGATGTGGGAAAGCACAGAGGTGATTTGGCTTCCTTCATGGTTTTGCTGAGGCCTGGCCCAAAATGATTCAGTCCCTGGGGCGCTGTCACCCTTACCTCATCAGGAACCATGATCAGAGGGTACTTGTCTTCAGACAGGAAGTTGAAGAGGCACCAGAGGCGGAAGGCATCCTGATTGGAGAGCATGCTGTTCCCGTTGCTATCCACCCGATAGTTCTTCTTGGCCGTCAGGGTCCAGCACAGCTCATCAAAGTGCTCCTTAACGAAAgctccctcctccacctgccaCCAGGCCTGCAAGTCAGCCAAGAAGGCTGCCCCGTTCCTGCTCCACCACAGAACTAGGCTCCAGCTGGTTTCTCAGGGTCGTCTattcccctgctccccaccctgccAAGTTGGGGCTCTAACTTGAGGAATCCATGAGCTGATTATCAGCTAACTAGCTGGTTCCAACCACCCTGTCCCCACCCAACACACATCCACACCCACCCAAGTCCCCTGCTAACAGAGAAACTTTAGTCACTCAGCCcaggggagaaaaggggaagcCCCGGGGGAGTAGACAGACAAGAAGAACCCGAGAAGACAGTGACAGCTGGGAGGAGTGTAGGGGGTTCAGCACTGGGGAGAAGCTGCAGAGCCCCTTGTAAAGGTTATAGCTGGAAGCTGGAGGTGGGCCCAGGCAGGGATGGGGTGAAAGGTTATGGGAAGGATGGAGGCTAGGATAGAGATGAGGGAGATTGAGGGTGAGTTAAGAGGGGCAAGGAGGGGGCAAGTGGCTGGGGTGTGAAGGATGGAGATGGGAGAGCAGAGGGGATGGAAAGAGGGGACAGAAGGAAGAGTTCACAGCGGGGAGGAGTTGGGGAGCCCATGTATTGGGGTGCTGGTCAGGCCGGGAAGTGGGGAGAGGTTAGAGGTGCCCCCCTCCCCAGTTTGGCCCCACCTTGTCCAGGATGTACTTGTTGAGGTAGGGCATGTATCCCTGGCTGGACACGGGGCCATCATCATCATCGCGGAAGTGCTCCTCCAGAGCCACGGGGTCGTGGGGGATGTGCAGGACCGTGTACAGGTTGTGGGACAGCACCTGAGAGAGAGTGGCAGTTTGCCTTTCTGTGTCCCAACCAAAACTGGGCCAAGGGActgctcccacctccctgcttgtccccacctccaccctggctCAATCCTCTGCAAACACTATTCAATTCAATCATAACCaaaacttacatatatatatatatatatgtgtgtgtgtgtgtgtatatacacacaatatatataatggaatattaagccataaaaacaaatcttgccatttgtgacatcatggatggatcttgaggttagataagttagagaaagacaaataccatataatctcacttctatgtggaatctaaaaaaacccaagaaaatcTCAAGCTTGTAGacacaaagaacagattggtggctgccagaggcagggagtggagggtgggtgaaattggtgaagggagtcaaaaaggtagaaacttctagttataaaataagtcacgGGGATAGAAATGTACAGCGTGATGACTATAGTTACTAATaccatattgcatatttgaaagttgctgagagagtagatcttaaaagttctcatcagaagaaaaaaaaatttttgtaactatgtacggtgatgaatgttaaccagacttattgtggtgattatttcacaatatacacaaatattgaatcattatggtgtacacctgaaattaatgttatatgtcaactattcctcaataaaaccaaaaaactaaaacttaTACGTTTACTATACACCAAGCCCTgagctaagcactttacatagaATTCACTTAACCCCGACAACtgttaatatccccattttacaggtgaaaaaccCGCTAGGCCCTGAGACATTAAATAcctcactcaaggtcacagagctggcagagcttggattcaaacccaggcagccgtACTCTTAGCCACTTCCTGAAGTAGGGCTGTCCTCTTTCTGCAGAGAAGGACCCTGAGGCTCAAGCGATTCAGTAACTCACCCAAGGACCCACAGTACCCACAGTGAGCAAGAGCCTGGGATTCAAATCCGGTTCCACAGATCCCAAAGCCCAAGTGCTTCCTATGATGCTGGGCTGTCTGCAGGGAGGTGGCCTGTCACCCCTGGGCAGGAGCCCCGAATTTATCATCATTTCCATCAAACACTCAGTGTTCGGGCTGCAGTGTGCCTAGCACCCAGGGGTGTCTGCTCTGGGAAGGGCGTGTGCAGCACCAGTCGCTGCCTATCTGAAGATGGAAGGGAGATGGAGAGGGCTCAAAGAAGGGTTGTGAAAAATGGTTCGTGGGACGTGGAGGACAAGGCCTAGAACAGATGGCGGCCATGACAGTGTGGAGGGGAAGCACGGAACGGTTAACAGACCTGTGGTATTAGGACAAAGAGGTTGAAGTTTGAACAAGGAGATCAGGAAAAGTAAAATTGCCTTGGGGTAATTCTGTTTCAGAACTTATCACAGAGTGCATGATTAAAACTAGTTGCCGCtgcacacctactatgtgccagccactgtatGAGGTTCTTTCTATACCCCATGTCTCAACTCCACGACAATCGGGATACACAGACATTATTATGCCTGTTTTTCAGAGGAGGATAccaaggcttggagaggttaagagtaaatggcagaactgagGTCGGAACCAGGTGTGCCTGGCTCTGAAGGCTGGCTTGACTCCCTGTTAAAATattggccctgtggcccagtggttaagttcacatgctttgctttggcagcccaggattttgctagaaggacccacaactaaaaaaatattcaactatgtactgggggggggggggggggggggggaaaaaggaaaaaaaaaaatctttaaaaaaatattaggggctggccccatggccaagcggttaagttcgcgcactctgctgcaggcggcccagtgtttcgttggttcgaatcctgggtgtggacatggcactgctcatcaaaccatgctgaggcagcgtcctacatgccacaactagaaggatccacaacgaagaatatacaactatgtactggggggctttggggagaaaaaggaaaaaaataaaatctttaaaaaaaaaatattagtgcTGAGACTGCCTCTTTCCCCAATGAGATTGTGAACTCTGGAGACAAggtctctgttcatttttatgtaCCACAACATGTATGTCCTCTTCTGCACACCAAAGGCAGTCAATAAATGCTGTATTTAAGGGCTGCTACCACTAACAGCAGTTAACCTTGGAATCAGTGCCACTGGAGCAGGAGCTGGCAATGTCTCAGAGATGGTGTGTGTGCCAAGTCTTCgtttctttattctcctttgtgagaggagggagagaaaggattgAGACATCTCCTCAGTGTTCTCCTGGGCCTCAGGTCCAACTCAGCAAAGTGAGAAGTTAAGGGGCCCAGCAAGAGGGTCAGCATTTCTCTTTTCCCGCACTTTCCTCTGGGCAGACATCCCTGACCCCCACCTCAGCCCTCATTCCCATGCTCTTCAGAGGATCTCGTGCGCcatctttggtttttctttctcttgttctatAGGACATGTGAAGTATCTTCCTGAAGAACTCTGCCCCCCTCCTTTATTTTGGTAATAGAGCCTTGATTTTCCTTTGAGAAGTACCTTGCTCCCCTTCTGAATCTCTGTAGTACTGACCATTTGCACCCCTACCCCACCTGGCTACAGGGGTGGGCACACTGGAGTCATGGTGAATCATTTAAGAATGGACACATGACCAAATCTGGGCCCAGGATAATCAGCCCTAGGAGTTTTGCTTCCTCTAGTGGAAAAGAGATATACTCTTTCCATGGGATGGTTAAACTGTTTGAAGGTAGATGAAGCTGACATCTTTGTCCCTGTGTAGGAAACGCCTGCCTAAGAATAAAGCCAGCAGTGAAAAAAGCAGAGTCAAGGGATAAAGAGAGCAATCATTTGAGGACCTGGATctagccatgcctgaagccaATACTATGCTTGGAGTTTTGGTTATGTGAATCAACAAATAACATCTCCGTTAAGTCATTTTGAGTTTGATTTCCATCACTTATATCCAGAAAAGACCTGACTAATACATCTGTGGTCATAGGATACCAATCCTCACTCTAAGAGGTACCAATGGCTCAACGCTTAGCACTTAAAATCCAGGGGACAGACACAAGAGAAATAGCCACTTCTGCAGCGACAGGCGTTATTTTAAGAGTTTCACATATTTCTACTTGCTGCCTCTTCACCCCGTTTCAAAGTACCCATGTCCTTATCTTCCTCGGAACCTCTTAGAAGCTTTCTGCATAGCCTACCAAATGGCTACACTCCAGTGAGGAGGTGGGACATGGAAGGCCAGGGACCCTCACTTCCTAGCTGTGGGGGCTTGGATAAACTCTTTCaccctctgaacctcagtttcattGTCAGTAAACCAGGATAATACCCACCATGCAGAGGGGCTGTGAGGATGGAGTGAGATGATATATACAGAGTGCCAGTGTTAGGTCTGCACAGAGCAAATGTTAGTTCCCTTCCTGTATAGAAAGGGCGACGTGTTGCCTAACACACTGACGGAGAAGCAAAAGGCTGATAATATCAAGTACTGAGGAGGCAGTGGAGAAATAGAGACTCCAAAGATCTCCTGCTGAAGTGTGAACTTGTAGTCTTTCTGGAGGGCAGAATCTATCAAACTTAAAATTGGGCATGactccagcattttttttttttttttttaggaagattagccctgagctaacatccactgccaatcctcctctttttgctgaggaagactggccctgagctcacatctgtgcccatcttcctctactttatatgtgggatgcctaccacagcatggcttgccaagcggggtgccatgtccgcacctgggatctgaaccggtgaaccccgggccgctgaagcagaatgtgcgaacataaccgctgcgccaccgggctggctgtGACCCCAGCATTTCTAATCATCCAACCTACAGATGCTCAAAGGAACAGAGCTACATGTACAGTACAGGAATGTTCATGGAAGCACTGTTTATAGTGTGAGGAACTGGAAACAGCCGGAGGCTCCTTCGGTATGGGACAGGGACACCGTGCCATGGACCCATGTGTGTTGGTAAGATTTTCCTTCTGCCAAGTGTGTGCTCATGGGCAAGTGATTTAACTTCTCCGGGACCTTGGTGTCCTCCCCTGCGGGGATAAGCAGGAGCCCTGCTCCACCGGGTTCTTCAGAACGAAGGGCTCACCGCAGCACCTGGCGCACAGTGCATTGCTTAAGAAAAGCTGTgagctattttattattatacttgTATGAACAGACATGGAAAGATATACATAAGATACTAGCAGGTGAAAAAAGCAAGCTGTAGAATGAAAcgtttgtaaaataaatatgtgtgtaaagattaggttgaaccatatcaAACTGTTATTTTAGTAGGTTGAAACAATCGAATGTCAGCAATTTCATCTGGTTCAACCTACTATGTTTATTTGTACACAGAAAAGTCTAGAAGACTCAGCAAACTGTTAACGGCTATCACCCTGCCACCCTTTAACGTtatatttgtctttgaattttttttaaccaggaacacgttttacttttataataaattttatctttttaaaaattatgttcttcTGCACTCTGTTTTTAATCAGGAGCATATATTGTTTTATGACAAAATTTTAATACTATAGAGATAAAAAACAAAGTGTGCCATTAACCACTGTTATTAACGTCCCCCGCTGTTAGTTGCTCTGTAATAACATTCTTTCGCTGTCCCCTGTTTGTGTGAGCGTTTCTGGGCGTTCCACATTCCCTGAGGGCAGCAGGGAATCAGTACTCAGTCCTGATTCCAGAGTTCAGTACAACGTCCCCCACATGCTGACCGACTCCTCAAGTCTAACTTCAATTCTCCAATGGTTTCCTATCCTTCTCACAGTAGAATCTCCAGTCCTTCCAGAGGCCTTGGGCGCCCTGTGACCTCACCCCTCTTGCTCACTTTTCTCCAGCCACTTGACATTCCTCAGACAGGCCAGGCCTCAGGGCCCCTGCACTTGCTATTCCTTCAGCCTGGAACATTCCTCTCCCAGGTGATGGCATGGCTCACACCCTCTCCTTCTGGTCTTTCCttagatgtcaccttctcagggaggGCTTGTCTgaccattttatttaaatctataaCCCCACACCCTCTACTCCCCACACTCCCTATCCCcatatctgctttattttcctccatgtcATATGTCATCTTCCGTCACGTGATACATTTTTACTTATTAATCATCTGTGTTCTCTCACTAGAATGTCAGTGCCACAAGAGtggggatttttgtctgttttattcactgttgtATCAGCGGCACACAACGGacacaataaatatctgttgaatgaactTAAACACTTCatggggagaagcaggaaaaatacaaaagtcagacagacctggactGACTCTCTCTGAGCAAATTAACCTCACTGGGCCTCAAGTTTCCGTATCTCTAAAAAGGGGGTCCAAGGAGATCATGTGCAAACCCCCTGCCACCCCAGGATAGAAGCTGCCACACAGTGCACAGTTATTTGAGCTGTTCCTCTCCTTGCTCACTGGCCCATGCTGTCCTCTAAGACCTCCCTTCCTCACCTGTGCCTTTTGCCAGTGGAATCTGAACAGCCCGGGCCAGAGGCTCTGAGTCCTGTGAGCCGTCAAGTGTCAGGACAAGGAGGAGTCAAAGGTTCCAGACACTCAGGGCTCAGGGCCTCTCCCCAGAGAGCTCAGCAGACCTCAGACGGCCAGGCTTCCTGTGCCTGTGGGGGGCCAGGGAGGGCTGACAAGAGGAGGGTCATGTTGGAAAGGAAATGGCAAGGGTGGAGGCCAGCACGGGCAGGAGCTCACCTGCTGATTTCAATCAATCCTCAGCCCTGGAGGCAGAGACTctcattatcttcatttcacagatgaggatgtCAAGGCTCAGTGAGGGGAAGAGTCTCGCCCAAGGTCTGACTCTAAAGCCCCACTCTTGATCTCTATGTTACACTGGCCAGGGcagagcatcagaatcacctggggagctggtGAAACCGAAATATGCTGGGGCCCGCCTAGACATACTGACTCAGAGTTTCCAGGGGTGGGGTCCAGGTGTCTGTAGTTTTCACAAGCTGCCATTCGCATTCCCCCAGAGAGGACTCCCACAGTCTCCCCCAGCCACCCACGAAGCCGCTGACCTCTGGGTTGGCAGCCATTGACCTTTGAGAGGCTTCATGTATTCACTCTTTCCTCCAGGGGCATGTGGGCGAGTGGTTTTCCTCTGGGGGCTTGGGAGTTCCCTAAAAACTCAAGTGCTGGAAAGGGGCGGGTGCCAGGCCCATGGTTCTATAGTTTCCAGCTTTCAGGAGTAGATGCAGATGGGGATTTGGGGACCCTTAAAAGCACTGAGCAATGACTGCAGAGAGAATGAATAATCTCCCTCTCTCCTAGATGGCCTAGAGTCTTTAAACGTATCTAGGTGCTAAATG
This genomic interval carries:
- the DEF6 gene encoding differentially expressed in FDCP 6 homolog produces the protein MALRKELLKSIWYAFTALDVEKSGKVSKSQLKVLSHNLYTVLHIPHDPVALEEHFRDDDDGPVSSQGYMPYLNKYILDKVEEGAFVKEHFDELCWTLTAKKNYRVDSNGNSMLSNQDAFRLWCLFNFLSEDKYPLIMVPDEVEYLLKKVLSSMCLEVGLGELEELLAQEAQAAQATGGLSVWQFLELFNSGRCLRGVGRDTLSMAIHEVYQELIQDVLKQGYLWKRGHLRRNWAERWFQLQPSCLCYFGSEECKEKRGTIPLDAQCCVEVLPDREGKRCMFCVKTASRTYEMSASDTRQRQEWTAAIQTAIRLQAEGKTSLHKDLKQKRREQREQRERRRAAKEEELLRLQQLQEEKERKLQELELLQEAQRQAERLLQEEEERRRSQHRELQQALEGQLREAEQARASMQAEMELKKEEAARQRQRIQELEEMQQRLQEALQLEVKARQDEEAVRLAQTRLLEEEEEKLKQLLQLKEEQERYIERAQQEKQELQQEMALQSRSLQQAQLQLEEVRQNRQRADEDVEAAQRKLRQASTNVKHWNVQVNRLMHPIEPGDKRPTTSSSFTGFQPSLLARRDSSLKRLTRWGSRDNRTPSPSSSEPQKSLNGGDESPISASTPQEDKLDPAPEN